Within Thermococcus indicus, the genomic segment GAGTTGGGGGGACGTAGATGTCCGCAACCGCCACGATGATGTTGTCCTTCCCGTAGAAGCGGAGTGGGGGATTCGGCTTCCCTTCGAGAACGATGCTCATTGGCGGAATGAATGGACTCTCAACGTAGCCTATCATCTCCATTCCAAGCTCCTTCGCGAGGAAGTTGCCCGCTATGTGGCCGACGAGGCCTATTCCGGGATAACCTTCTATGAGAATCGGGTTCTTTATCTCCGGGAGCACTATTTTGACAGGCCCCCCGTTTTCCACGGTACCACCCCCGGAGAAATTTAGTTCCAAAAGGTTATTAAATTTTCGTCTCTACCCGGCGGTGCTCCCCTTCATTCGAGTTTCATTTCCACTGGAAAAGCAACCCTTAAATAACCCGGGCTCTATTTTTACAGGGTGGTGTCTATGGTGAAGATTGGTATCATAGGCGGTTCGGGCGTTTATGGCGTCTTTGAGGCAAAGGAAACGGTCAAGGTCCACACCCCCTACGGCAGGCCTTCGGCTCCGGTGGAAATAGGGGAGATAGAGGGCGTTGAGGTGGCCTTCATACCCAGGCACGGCAAGCACCACGAGTTCCCGCCGCACGAGGTTCCCTACCGGGCCAACATCTGGGCGCTCAAAGAGCTCGGCGTCGAGAGGGTCATCGGCGTTACCGCCGTCGGCTCGCTCCGCGAGGAGTACAAGCCCGGTGACATCGTCATAACCGACCAGTTCATTGACTTCACCAAAAAGCGCGATTACACCTTCTACAACGGGCCTAAGGTGGCACACGTGAGCATGGCCGACCCCTTCTGTCCCGAGATGAGGAAGATATTCTACGAGACGGCAAAGGAGCTGGGCTTCCCGGTCCACGAGAGGGGCACCTACGTCTGCATCGAGGGCCCAAGGTTCTCAACGCGCGCTGAG encodes:
- a CDS encoding S-methyl-5'-thioadenosine phosphorylase, yielding MVKIGIIGGSGVYGVFEAKETVKVHTPYGRPSAPVEIGEIEGVEVAFIPRHGKHHEFPPHEVPYRANIWALKELGVERVIGVTAVGSLREEYKPGDIVITDQFIDFTKKRDYTFYNGPKVAHVSMADPFCPEMRKIFYETAKELGFPVHERGTYVCIEGPRFSTRAESFMFRQYAHIIGMTLIPEINLARELGMCYANIATVTDYDVWAEKPVDAQEVLKVMAENNYKVQELLKKAIPRIPEERKCGCADVLKSMFV